GTTGAAGTGACTGCTCGTACCAAGGATGGACAACAGTACCTGTTTGTCATGAATCACAATGCTACCGCTCAATCCTATGATTTGGGCGAAACTGAGGCTCGTGATTTGCTCACAGATCGCTCCCTTTCAGGTACGATCGAGATTGAAGGCCGCGGTGTGCAGCTCCTTGAAATGAAATAATATTCGAAAATTGATGATACAACATGTTACATGGAAATCGCATTGATCTATGTTTGCCGCTTAAAAGGGTGTCAATTGTTAAAATTTGAAGTATTATATGAATGAACCTGTTTCAATCTGCTACTTCCCGTATCCGTTTAGACCGGATACGGTTTTTTGTCATTATTTGTGAGGCTCTTGGTTAGAAGGAAATACCGAGAAGCGAAGCGAATTGGACGAGACACACAATTAACGACGCCCCGCCGGGAACAGGAAGCCGCCCTTGGTATGCAGGCTCAGCGCTATATTAAATAAATAATATAATGCTGCGAAATATTGGTGACAGCCATGATGTCACTTATACACTGCTACAATGAGAGAAACACTCCAGCATCCTTTCCGGCGGCGCAACCCTCGAAACGGAGTGGCTGACATGAATAGAACAAATCGGCTTGCCGCCATCGTTATGGCATTGCAGCACGGTCACGAAACGGCACATTCACTTGCAGAGAAGTTTGAAGTTTCCCGCCGTACCATCCTGCGGGATATCCAATCACTTTCAGAGATGAATGTCCCGATCATTGCCATCTCCGGTCCCGGAGGCGGCTTCAGACTTATGGAGGGGTATGTACTGCCCCCACTGCAATTGGACCCGGTTGAAGCAGCTACTCTCATCTTTGCTCTCGAAGGCCTAAGCCATTATGCAGATACCCCTTTTCAAGAGAAACGCTGGACATTAATGGACAAAATCAAAAGCATTATTCCTGAGGATGTCAAGGCAAGGATGGATCCCATGCTCAAACAACTGAAGCATGATGTTCCCCAGCGGAACTACATCCTTCGTCATCTGGAACCGCTTCTGGCTTGTATCCCGGAACAAGGGTGGCTGCGTATGTTATACCGCTCTGCTTCCCGTCAACGCTGGCTTACGATCTGCCCCATTCGAATCTATGCTTCTGCCGGTTTCTGGTATTGTGAAGCGTATTCGGAGGAGCATGGTGAAGAGCGCCTGTTCAGGGCAGACCGTATTCTGGACGTTACGCCGGTTGAGCTGATTGAATCACAACAGCTGGCAGAACAGGCACAGCGACAGCGCAGCAAACCTCAATCTCCTGAGCGCTCTCCAACGCGCGTTACCGCACGTCTGAGTTACAGCGGAATGATCGAGGCAGAACAGGACAAGCATATTGGCGAACGGATGACCGAGATTGCTCCGGATGTCTGGGAACTGTCTTTTCTCTGCCCTCCTGGCGAGTGGGCTTGGGCCGTGCGATTCTTTTATCGACTTGGACGTGAGGCAGAAGTACTCGAACCTGAGGACCTTCGCTGCGCGATTCGCAAACATGCCGAGGAAGTATGCCAGATGTATCTGACTTCCAACAATAATCGTTGTAGCACACGCTAAAAAGGAGCTTGCAAATTCATGATGAATGAGAATGAATCTATCGTAACTTACGAAGAAGCTGTGCAGCGAATAGAGGCTGTGGGACTTCTCCCACTCGCCCCTTTATTCCCTGAATATCCTTCACTGTCCTCCATAACCCCTAAAGAAAACTGGCATAAGGATAACGCGCTTGATCCCTGGTTATGGCGTTCACGTCTGGCTGAGGAAGGGATCGCCGCCTATGGAAAATTCATTAAAAAGAAGGCAATTCTCGTCTCACGCGAGTATTTCCCATGGGTGCACCGGCTGCTAGCGGACTCCAGAGTCATGGAGGAACAGTATGATGCGGGATTGCTCTCTCGAGAAGCATTCAAACTGTATGAAATAATTGAAACGCAAGAGGGGATCGATGGACGGACGCTGCGTTCACAGGCGGGTTTCGGGGCCAAAGAGGACAAAAAGGCATTTGACCAAGGGCTGCTGGATCTCCAAAGCATTAGCGCCATAGTGATTTGCGGCACCAAAGAAAAAGAAGGCCTCGCTGAAGGCAAGGTCGCTTGGAACAGTTCTGCCTATGAAACCTCTGGCTACTGGATGAAGCGTCAAGGTATTGAACCGTTTGAGGGCAGCGTTGCAGACGCGAGCAAACTCCTGGTACAACAATTGGAGAAGCACACTTCTGCTGCCGCCCTGACCAAAATTAAAAAAGCCTTTGCGATAAAATGATTGAAATGCCTTGGAACGACAAATCCCGGAAGCCGAAAAGGGCCGCCGGGATTTTGCTGTATATACGATTACCATTCATGCAACAGGTATAAAGCAGCGAACGAGCACAATTACAGGATGACTCCGTCCTTGAATATGGCAATTTCCCGAAATCCATGCTGCTCGCTGAGCGTATGCGCCCGCCCTGAAGCGATATCGATCAGCTGGCTGAACAGCTGTACTTTCACGTCTTCCATCGTCTTACCTTCCAGCAGTTGACCTGCGTTAAAATCAATCCAGTGTTTTTTTCGATTAGCAAGGTCGGATTGGGTAGCAATTTTAACGGTAGGTACCGGGCCTCCAAACGGCGTTCCGCGACCTGTCGTGAAAAGAACAATGTGCGCACCCGCAGCAGACAGTGCCGTAACAGACACGAGATCATTCCCCGGAGCCTCCACGATGTTCAGGCCGGTTTGAGTGACACGTTTGCCGTAACGAAGCACATCAACTACGGAAGAACGCCCTCCCTTTTGCGTACATCCCAAAGACTTTTCTTCCAGTGTGGTAATTCCGCCTGCTTTGTTCCCTGGTGAAGGATTTTCATATATATTCTGACCATGGTTCACAAAGTATTGCTTGAAACCGTTCACCAAGTCTACCAAATCATCAAATACCTGCTCATTGGCCGCCCGATTCATCAGAATGGTCTCTGCACCAAACATCTCGGGAACTTCGGTCAATATGGCCGTACCTCCGGCAGCAACCAGCATATCCGCAACGGAGCCAACGAGCGGGTTCGCCGTAATCCCGGACAGACCGTCCGAACCGCCGCATTTCAATCCAATTTTGAGCTTGCTCAGGGGCAGCGGCTGACGCTGTTCATGTTCGACGAGCTCCACGAGCTCTTCCATCAGACGCAGTCCTTCCTCAAGCTCGTCATCCGTTTCCTGCGCTTTGAGAAAACGGACCTTCCCCTGGTATTCCGGTGCGATACATTCGCGGAACTGGTCAACCTGATTATTTTCACAACCCAGACCAATGACCAGTACACCGCCGGCATTCGGGTGTTCCACCAGGGAAGCCAGTACCTGCTGCGTATATTTCAGGTCATCTCCCAGCTGCGAGCAGCCGAACGGGTGCGGAAAATGATAAACACCATCCACCCTGCTGCCGAACTGTGACTGGCCCATCCGAGCCAAAGCCTCACATACTTTATTAATGCATCCGACCGTATTTACAATCCAGATTTCATTACGGATACCTGCTTCACCGTTAGGGCGCAAATACCCATTAAATGAACGCAGATGTTCTGGAGGCATGTCCGTCTGAACAGGTGGTCCTGGCTGATACTGATATTCAAGTAATCCGTGAAGTCCTGTTTTCAGATTGTGACTGTGAATCCAGCTCCCCTGCTCAATCTGTTCTTTGGCAATCCCAATGGAAAAACCATATTTCATCACATCCGCGCCCGGGGCGAGGGTGTGCACAGCAATTTTATGGCCCTTGGGCACATCATCCCTTAATGTAAAAGAGCTGCTGTCTGGCAGGGTAATGCTTTCCCCTTTTACATATTCCCGAAGGGCTATAATAACATCATCCTGCGGTTGAATCGCAATCCAGTCATTGACTGTACGTGTTGTGTTCATGAACTCTCACCCTCCAGCAAACCAATTTCGCGAATGAGAGCTTCGCGAAGCCCCTCTCGATCATCCAAATTGTCTCCCCAGATGGATACATCCGATAATACAGCAGCGACACTCTGTTCTAGTTGCTGCTTCTCCCTATTCAGAGGATCATAACTCTCCCAATGCTTGGCGAGTGAAGCCAATACATCGGCATCATCCCGAAGCAGGACGGACTCACCGTTCAGTCGCTGTGCCATATAACCATCCGCCGTAGCCACTGGACGATACAGACACAATAATCCCGCGAATCCCTTTACGAGCCGGGCAGGCCAAGTCCCCTGATTTTGTTCATAGGCCAAAAGGGTAGGCAGTACACGAACCTTGAACTTTCCTACTGTATTTAATGCAATATCTTGCAGCTTGTGATTAATATACGGATTGAGAAAACGTTCAAACACTTCGGCTGCGTACTGATCCAAATGATGATCGGGCATATCCAGCGCAGGTATGATCTCCTGATGTACCGCTTCTCTGACCCATGAGCCAAACTGCGGGTCTTCCATCGTCTCTCTTACCAGTTCCTTGCCTTGCAAAATGCCAAGCGAAGACATGAGGGTATGAGCACCATTCAGAATACGAACCTTGCGCAGCTGAAAAGGTTTCAAATCCTTCACCCAATGTACGTTCAATCCTGCCTGTTTCAGGGGGAGTTTCTTGTCCAGGGCTTCATCTGCCTGAATGGCCCAGAAATGATATGGTTCAGCCGTATTGACCAGTTGATCCTCGTATCCCCAGCGATTGGTCAGGGAATCGGCTTCTTCCTTCGTCGGTGCACCCGTCACGATCCGGTCAACCAGATTGTTCAGGAATAAGTTATGGTTCTCAACCCATGAACGGAAGCCTTCAGAATACCCAAAATCTTCAATATGACGCAGCACACAACTGCGCAGAACATCCCCGTTGCCCTCAAGCAACTCACACGGCAGATGAATCAAACCTCGCGATGGGTCCCCATCAAAGCGCAGATAACGTTGATGCAAGAAGACCGTCAGTTTACCCGGAAATGATTGTACAGGTTCACCCTGTGTGTATTCTGCATACGTATATTTCAATCCCGACTCGGTTGTATTGGAGATGACAAACTCCAGGGAGGGCAATTCCGCAAGCTTCAGAAAATTCTGCCATTCTTCATACGGATTAATACACTGTGAAAAAATGGAGATCAATTCCGTACGTTCCACCGCTTTTCCCTGTGACAGCCCCCGGGTAATCATCGTATACAATCCGTCCTGATCACGAATTTGTTCCAGCTTTGCCTTTCCCCCAGGCCGAGGCTGGGTCACCGCAACACTGCCATGGAATTTGCCTTGTCTGGCACTCTCATGAAGCATCCAGTCTGCAAACCCACGCAAAAAGTTGCCTTCTCCAATCTGTAGTACCTTAACGGGACGTTCCATCACTTCTTTGCACTTGCGCTGGCTATCACTTCCGAGCAGATTCAGCTTTAGCCTTGGTCTTTTCGTGCTCGCCGACATGAACACTCACCTCATCGTTTGATTTATCAACATCAGATGTCCCGCTGTACGGCACACAGCCGCTTACACTTCCATTGAAAACGCTTTAAATTCATTGTATCATCAATAAAAGGAAATTTAATTGCTTATATTGCGGTAAATGTACTCTTTCATGATCAGATGTAACCCCTTTTTTGTAAGCACTGTTTTGAAAGGAGATCGAATGGAACGTTCGCCCGTTCGTACAACCATTCAGGCGGAATCGGGGATTCCCTTTCGTCTGGTGTATGCAGATACCAAGTCCCCCCAGAACGAGTTGCCGGATCATCTTCATGACTGGCATGAAATTATTTATGTATATCGGGGTCAGGGCACCATTTTTATTGATACCGGTCTTGAAGACATGCAGGAGGGTGATTTGTTCATCATCCCTGGCAGCACGGTGCATCGTGCATTGCCGGATGCCGGGAATCCGGTGACTTCGTCGGCCTTGTTCTTCAGTCCAGGATTATTGGCCTCCACAGCGGGAGGCAATGCGTCAGCCATGCTCTCGCTGTTTGAACGCTGCCGCAAACGCAGAGTGTACAAGAGGCATCTGGAGGCCAAGGAACAAGCCCAGGTGGCTGCGCTTATAGACGACATCCATGCAGAATTCCAATTAGGACATCACCTGAGTGCCCACGCCGCTCTGCTGAGGTTGCAGCTCTTACTCATTTATCTGGAGCGATTGGAGGCAGTCGGTCCGGCAAGTCCTGCCAGAACTGTTCCTGGACCCGACTGGCTCTCCTATACGCTGACTCATATGGATGAAGAGCTGCGCAGTAACCTTTCCTTGCCGGAACTGGCCCGGAAGGCAGCCGTATCCCCGGCTCACTTCAGCCGTGCGTTCAAAAGGTATACCGGCATGACGCTAACGGACTATGCATTGGCCCGCCGGGTCATTATGGCAAAAGAGCATCTGCTGCGAAGTAACGAGACGATGGCCGTTGTTGCCGATGCCTGCGGCTTTGAGAGCCTACCCCATTTTTATCGACAATTCAAGAAATTGACGGGCACCACACCCGCTGCCTACCGTAAAACCATGAAGAATCAGGATCAAACGTGATTGTCACGACATCCTGAACTGTAGAGATTTGTCTGTGTGTAACATATTCTTCCATACTATTCGTGTGGTATGTTATAATACTGAATTACAATGTCGGAAACGATGCGTTTCTGCTGCCAGAGGAGCCTTACATCCCATGTTAAACGAATTGAATCGCAGAAATATCGGCATCTTCGCACACGTCGATGCAGGGAAAACAACAACGACAGAACATATGTTATTTCAAAGCGGTGTTGTACGTACTCCAGGTCGCGTGGATGACGGAACAACAGCAACAGACTCTCTGGATATTGAAAAGGAACGAGGCATTTCCGTGCAGGCGGCTATGACTTCTTTGATCTGGAAAGATACGATTATTGATCTGATTGATACGCCGGGACATATCGATTTCAGCTCTGAGGTAGAGCGATCCCTGCGTGTTATGGACGGAGCCGTTCTGATTCTGTCCGCCGTGGAAGGGGTTCAATCCCAAAGCGAGACCATCTGGCATGCTCTCCGCTCGCTTGGAATACCTACCCTGATTTATATTAACAAAATGGATCGGGTTGGCGCCTCTGCTGAGACGGTTATCGATCAGGTCCGCTCCAGTCTCTCTCCCTTCGTATGCGAAATCCAATCCTTTCGTATGAATGAAGAGGTGTTCGAGGGCATTGACTCCTTATGGAATGAGAGCCAAAAGCAAGTAAAGGGTCCCCCCTCATCCATCCCCGGGCTTTTTGAATTATTGGCCGAACTCGATGAAGATCTGATGGAAGCCTACATTAATGGTGAAACACTTCCTGCTGAACAGTTAGATGAAGCATTTCGCAAAAAGGTGCATCGTGGCGAAGTGTTCCCTATTTGTTATGGTGCTTCTGGCAAAGGGATCGGCGTAACGGAGCTGCTGGATGCCATCATCGAATTTCTTCCTGCACCCGCACAACCTCAAGAACCTTCAGTATCCGGGGTTGTATTCAAAATTGAACGGGATAAAACGATGGGCCGTACAGCCTATGTTCGCATGTATGGTGGCAGCGTGCATAATCGGGATACGATCTATAACTCCACTCGGAAGCTGGAAGAGAAAGTGACTCAGATTCGCCGAATGGATGGTCGGAAATGGGCGGATACCGGTGCTGTTCATGCCGGACAGATCGCCGCACTGTATGGACTAAGCGAAACCCATGTTGGTGATATTATTGGCAGCCCCGAAGGTGTGCCTCCTG
Above is a window of Paenibacillus sp. E222 DNA encoding:
- a CDS encoding YafY family protein is translated as MNRTNRLAAIVMALQHGHETAHSLAEKFEVSRRTILRDIQSLSEMNVPIIAISGPGGGFRLMEGYVLPPLQLDPVEAATLIFALEGLSHYADTPFQEKRWTLMDKIKSIIPEDVKARMDPMLKQLKHDVPQRNYILRHLEPLLACIPEQGWLRMLYRSASRQRWLTICPIRIYASAGFWYCEAYSEEHGEERLFRADRILDVTPVELIESQQLAEQAQRQRSKPQSPERSPTRVTARLSYSGMIEAEQDKHIGERMTEIAPDVWELSFLCPPGEWAWAVRFFYRLGREAEVLEPEDLRCAIRKHAEEVCQMYLTSNNNRCSTR
- a CDS encoding UxaA family hydrolase; its protein translation is MNTTRTVNDWIAIQPQDDVIIALREYVKGESITLPDSSSFTLRDDVPKGHKIAVHTLAPGADVMKYGFSIGIAKEQIEQGSWIHSHNLKTGLHGLLEYQYQPGPPVQTDMPPEHLRSFNGYLRPNGEAGIRNEIWIVNTVGCINKVCEALARMGQSQFGSRVDGVYHFPHPFGCSQLGDDLKYTQQVLASLVEHPNAGGVLVIGLGCENNQVDQFRECIAPEYQGKVRFLKAQETDDELEEGLRLMEELVELVEHEQRQPLPLSKLKIGLKCGGSDGLSGITANPLVGSVADMLVAAGGTAILTEVPEMFGAETILMNRAANEQVFDDLVDLVNGFKQYFVNHGQNIYENPSPGNKAGGITTLEEKSLGCTQKGGRSSVVDVLRYGKRVTQTGLNIVEAPGNDLVSVTALSAAGAHIVLFTTGRGTPFGGPVPTVKIATQSDLANRKKHWIDFNAGQLLEGKTMEDVKVQLFSQLIDIASGRAHTLSEQHGFREIAIFKDGVIL
- a CDS encoding tagaturonate reductase, which codes for MSASTKRPRLKLNLLGSDSQRKCKEVMERPVKVLQIGEGNFLRGFADWMLHESARQGKFHGSVAVTQPRPGGKAKLEQIRDQDGLYTMITRGLSQGKAVERTELISIFSQCINPYEEWQNFLKLAELPSLEFVISNTTESGLKYTYAEYTQGEPVQSFPGKLTVFLHQRYLRFDGDPSRGLIHLPCELLEGNGDVLRSCVLRHIEDFGYSEGFRSWVENHNLFLNNLVDRIVTGAPTKEEADSLTNRWGYEDQLVNTAEPYHFWAIQADEALDKKLPLKQAGLNVHWVKDLKPFQLRKVRILNGAHTLMSSLGILQGKELVRETMEDPQFGSWVREAVHQEIIPALDMPDHHLDQYAAEVFERFLNPYINHKLQDIALNTVGKFKVRVLPTLLAYEQNQGTWPARLVKGFAGLLCLYRPVATADGYMAQRLNGESVLLRDDADVLASLAKHWESYDPLNREKQQLEQSVAAVLSDVSIWGDNLDDREGLREALIREIGLLEGESS
- a CDS encoding AraC family transcriptional regulator, whose protein sequence is MERSPVRTTIQAESGIPFRLVYADTKSPQNELPDHLHDWHEIIYVYRGQGTIFIDTGLEDMQEGDLFIIPGSTVHRALPDAGNPVTSSALFFSPGLLASTAGGNASAMLSLFERCRKRRVYKRHLEAKEQAQVAALIDDIHAEFQLGHHLSAHAALLRLQLLLIYLERLEAVGPASPARTVPGPDWLSYTLTHMDEELRSNLSLPELARKAAVSPAHFSRAFKRYTGMTLTDYALARRVIMAKEHLLRSNETMAVVADACGFESLPHFYRQFKKLTGTTPAAYRKTMKNQDQT
- a CDS encoding translation factor GTPase family protein yields the protein MLNELNRRNIGIFAHVDAGKTTTTEHMLFQSGVVRTPGRVDDGTTATDSLDIEKERGISVQAAMTSLIWKDTIIDLIDTPGHIDFSSEVERSLRVMDGAVLILSAVEGVQSQSETIWHALRSLGIPTLIYINKMDRVGASAETVIDQVRSSLSPFVCEIQSFRMNEEVFEGIDSLWNESQKQVKGPPSSIPGLFELLAELDEDLMEAYINGETLPAEQLDEAFRKKVHRGEVFPICYGASGKGIGVTELLDAIIEFLPAPAQPQEPSVSGVVFKIERDKTMGRTAYVRMYGGSVHNRDTIYNSTRKLEEKVTQIRRMDGRKWADTGAVHAGQIAALYGLSETHVGDIIGSPEGVPPVPQMAVPLLTVQVHGKDTARYPDLVAALQELTDEDPLLDLQWLPEERELHLKVMGTIQLEILSSLLMSRFGLDVVFDPPSVIYKETPASSGEGFIAYTMPKPCWAILRFSIEPLPRGSGLIYSSTVRTDHLLLRYQNEVERRIPEALSQGLLGWEVTDLRITLIEGEHHVWHTHPLDFVVATPMGIMDGLASTGTTLLEPILNFRLTVPEEYGGKALSDLVHMRATFEAPIIGGGRCIVEGRMPLASSMDYPVKLRSETSGRGLLTTSFAGYEDCPSDQTHTRKRKGVNPLDQSKYILSVRNAITS